From Opitutales bacterium, one genomic window encodes:
- a CDS encoding PIN domain nuclease, translating to MSKFIADTSVWSPFLRKSSELKDPYRDKLRDGIVKGEVQMLGIIRQECLSGIRAKPQYLKLKDILDGFPDDLAISEDHLKASEFFNDCRRNGVQGGAADFLICAQSIRLGIPILTLDKDYMAYAKLIPISLLPAK from the coding sequence ATGAGTAAATTTATCGCAGATACTTCGGTTTGGTCACCCTTTCTGAGAAAGTCATCAGAGTTGAAGGACCCATATCGGGACAAATTGCGAGATGGGATCGTTAAGGGAGAGGTCCAGATGCTTGGAATTATCAGGCAGGAGTGTCTTTCTGGTATTCGCGCGAAGCCTCAGTACCTTAAGTTGAAAGATATTCTGGATGGGTTTCCCGACGACTTAGCAATCAGTGAGGATCATTTGAAGGCGTCTGAATTTTTCAACGACTGTCGAAGGAATGGAGTGCAAGGAGGCGCAGCAGACTTTTTGATATGTGCCCAGTCGATTAGATTGGGCATTCCTATTTTGACTTTGGACAAGGACTATATGGCTTACGCCAAGCTCATACCCATATCTTTGCTTCCTGCCAAATGA
- a CDS encoding type II toxin-antitoxin system VapB family antitoxin, with the protein MATNLKIDEKLLADALKLGGFKTKKEAVNKALEEFVQHRRQLKVLELEGQIEYFDDYDYKKARQA; encoded by the coding sequence ATGGCGACGAATTTAAAAATTGATGAGAAGCTTCTTGCAGACGCATTGAAGCTTGGTGGTTTTAAGACCAAGAAAGAGGCGGTAAATAAAGCACTCGAGGAGTTTGTTCAGCATCGTAGGCAGCTCAAGGTGCTGGAGTTGGAAGGTCAGATCGAATATTTTGACGATTATGACTATAAGAAAGCTAGGCAAGCATGA